The DNA sequence GGATCGGATTCCGGGTTCGGCGTGGAACGCCGTGCCCTCACCGCGGACGGCGAGGGAGTCGTGGCGCGCGGGCAGGAGCACCGGCTGCCCGCGCGCGGGGCGGCTAGACGGGAACGCCCGCGAGGGCGAAGGCGAGGGCGGCGGCGCCGTACAGGCCGGCGTCGCGGGCCAGCGTGGTCGGGGTGACGGTGACGTGCTGGAGGAAGCCGAGCCCGGCCTGCTCGGCCAGGGCCTGCCGCAGCGGCCCGAACAGGACCTCGCCCGCCGCGGCCACGCCGCCGCCGACCACGACCGTGTCGATGTCGACCAGGGCGGCCGTGGTGAGGATGGCCGTGGCCAGGGCCGCGGCCCCGCGGGCGAAGGCCAGCCGCGCGACCGGGTTCCCGGCGGAGGCGTCGGTGCTCAGTGCCCTGGCGTCGGGGCCGGTCCAGCCCCGCGACCGGGCGTACGCGGTCATGCTCGGGCCGGACGCGACGGTCTCCACGCAGCCGGTGCCGCCGCACGGGCAGCGTGCCCCGGCCGGGTCGATGCTGATGTGGCCGATGTGCCCGGCGTTGCCAGAACGCCCGAAGTAGGGTTCCCCGTCCAGGACCAGGCCGCCACCGATGCCGGTGGACACGACCAGCCCGAGCATCGACGGCGCGGCGGCGCGGTGCCAGTACTCGCCCAGCGCCATGCACTGGGCGTCGCCGGCCAGCCCGACCGGCAGCCCGGTCAGGTCGGCGACGGCGGCGGCGATCGGGTAGCGGCGCCAGGCCGGGATGTTGACCGGGCTGACCGAGCCGGAGGCCGGGTCCAGCGGCCCGGCCGATCCGATGCCGACACCGATCAGCCCGTCCGGCGCGAACCCGCCGATCAGCGTGGCGAGGGTCGCGGTCGGGTCGGTGCCGATCGGCACCTCGACGCGCGCGATCATGCCGCGGTCGGCGCCGATCGCCGCGGCGGCGAAGGTGGTGCCGCCGATGTCGACGGCCAGCACGGCGCTCACGGTCTCGCCTCGTTCACGGTACGCAGCACCGGGTAGGCCAGCAGCCGGGCCGGGTCCAGCGGCCGGTCGCAGGTCACGTGGAAGGTGACGCTCTCCCCCGGCAGCAGCGTGACCAGCTGCTCGTCGACGGTCGCAGCCGGGTCGAGCCGGTCGGGGAACAGGGCCAGCTCGCGCAGCAGCGTCAGCGCGGTGAGGCGCACGTCGACGCCGTCGGCGGTCGGCTCGACAGTGGCGTCGAAGGCCGCGACCGGGTAGACCATGGCCGGGTCCTCGGCGAACATCCGCAGCGCGCGCAGGCCGTCGGCCTCGGCCAGCAGCAGCTCCCGGGCCGGATCGGCGGGCACGGCGACGGCGTCGGCCAGGCGGACCCGCGCGACGGACCGGGCGGCGACCTCGACCGGCGCGGCGTCCTTGGCCAAGGGCTGGCCGTCCACGTCCAGGCGGGTCAGGGCCAGGTCCGCCCGCCACGGCTCGTCGGTGTCGTTGACCAGGGCGACGTCGCCGTCCTGGAACGTGATCAGCCGGTCGGCGTAGGCGCGGCGCAGCTCGTACCACAGCGGTTTGCGGCGGGCGTCGCCGTCGACGGCCGCCCACGAGGTGACCGGCCAGCAGTCGTTGAGCTGCCACACGATCGTGCCCATGCAGTACGGCATCAGCGCCCGGAACCTGGTCACCCCGTACGCGATGGCTCGGGCCTGGTTCAGCTGGGTGTAGTAGTGCCAGTCGTCGAAGGACTCCGGCCGCGGCAGGTGCTCGCCGAGGCCGCGCAGCAGCTTGGCGTTGCCGTCGGTCGCCTTCTGGTGGTGCATGGTCCCGGGCGAGTCCGGCGCCAGCGGGTCGTCGGAGACGGCGGCGCGCAGTGTGGCATACGCGGGCGGGCCCTGGAACCCGAACTCGGCGACGAACCGGGGCGTGTAGGTGCCGTAGAAGGTGTAGTCCTCCCTGCCCCACACGGTCCAGATGTGGATCGTGCCCGTCGACGGGTCGTGCACGTCGCGGTCCGGGGCGCCGGAGTACGGGCTGCCCGGCCAGTACGGCCGGGTCGGATCGAGCTCGGCGACCACCCGCGGCAGCAGGTCG is a window from the Catellatospora sp. TT07R-123 genome containing:
- a CDS encoding ROK family protein, giving the protein MSAVLAVDIGGTTFAAAAIGADRGMIARVEVPIGTDPTATLATLIGGFAPDGLIGVGIGSAGPLDPASGSVSPVNIPAWRRYPIAAAVADLTGLPVGLAGDAQCMALGEYWHRAAAPSMLGLVVSTGIGGGLVLDGEPYFGRSGNAGHIGHISIDPAGARCPCGGTGCVETVASGPSMTAYARSRGWTGPDARALSTDASAGNPVARLAFARGAAALATAILTTAALVDIDTVVVGGGVAAAGEVLFGPLRQALAEQAGLGFLQHVTVTPTTLARDAGLYGAAALAFALAGVPV